One Granulicella sp. 5B5 DNA window includes the following coding sequences:
- a CDS encoding DUF1501 domain-containing protein, with the protein MGLENDVTTFTASDFGRTLSSNNEGTDQSCGNHHIVMCGAVKGGDIYEQSPIIGSEQQTMSAPAVFCRRFLWSNARALSAMDGVESKPAGFSAAQSG; encoded by the coding sequence ATGGGACTGGAGAACGATGTAACTACCTTCACCGCCTCCGACTTCGGCCGCACTCTCAGCTCCAACAACGAGGGCACCGACCAAAGCTGTGGCAACCATCACATTGTCATGTGCGGGGCAGTCAAAGGTGGTGACATCTACGAGCAATCACCCATTATCGGGTCCGAGCAGCAAACGATGTCGGCTCCGGCCGTCTTCTGCCGGAGATTTTTGTGGAGCAATGCGCGGGCACTTTCGGCAATGGATGGGGTTGAGTCAAAACCGGCTGGCTTCAGCGCTGCCCAATCCGGGTAA
- a CDS encoding family 20 glycosylhydrolase encodes MLKRGAAAALACAICSIPASAQVQFHNNLMPQPAEMTVGSGGLALHSTFAVQLPGVSDARLTGAIDRAVRRIEFAAALRHAGRGVAGTTPLIVKVDHLSAPVQSIDEDESYSLHVTSTGAEIDAPNDLGAMHGLETFVQLVQPDGSGYVIPAVTIHDTPRFRWRGLMIDCGRHFEPVSVIKRTLDGMAAVKLNVFHWHLTEDQGFRMQSHVYPKLTELGFDGLFYTQEQAKEIVAYARARGIRVVPEFEMPGHSTAWLVAYPELASGTTPTEIRREFGVSNTAIDPTRDATYVFIDRFLTEMSTIFPDAYVHIGGDETPAPDWKTNPRILAFMKAHHLKDNEALQAYFNSRVLKILTRLHKHMMGWDEILTPTLPKDIVVQSWRGEASLSKGAKEGYAGILSAPYYLDGMKPAGVHYLADPIPSGSDLTPAEQKLILGGEVCMWGEQLDARTIDSRIWPRTAAIAERFWSPANVRDVNDMYRRLIPVSIELEGLGLTHISYEDAALRNLAGTENIDVLRTFASVFEPVPFHDRYQGQHTDQLTPLDGFVDAVRPDPPSRHNFELAVTRLLANPKEDTADRVALDAWFKQLANVVPQVQQQFPLSPRLAVVSTRAAQLTELTAMGQQALAYLAKGEKAPADWTTEQTNKLDEIKKPSALIRFTILDGMNELIQAASGVGQPQTTGSK; translated from the coding sequence GTGTTGAAACGTGGCGCAGCCGCCGCCTTGGCCTGCGCCATCTGCAGTATCCCCGCGAGTGCTCAAGTGCAGTTTCACAACAACCTCATGCCACAGCCCGCAGAGATGACCGTCGGCTCCGGCGGCCTCGCGCTCCACTCCACCTTCGCTGTCCAGCTTCCCGGCGTCTCTGACGCTCGCCTCACCGGCGCCATCGACCGCGCCGTCCGCCGCATTGAGTTCGCCGCCGCTCTGCGCCACGCCGGTCGAGGCGTCGCGGGCACAACTCCGCTCATCGTCAAGGTTGACCACCTCTCAGCGCCCGTTCAATCCATCGACGAGGACGAGAGCTACTCGCTCCACGTCACATCCACCGGCGCCGAGATCGATGCGCCCAACGATCTCGGCGCGATGCACGGCCTCGAAACGTTCGTGCAACTCGTGCAGCCAGACGGCAGTGGCTACGTCATCCCCGCAGTCACGATTCATGACACCCCCCGCTTTCGCTGGCGCGGCCTCATGATCGACTGCGGCCGTCACTTCGAGCCTGTCTCGGTCATCAAGCGCACGCTCGACGGCATGGCCGCGGTCAAGCTCAACGTCTTCCACTGGCACCTTACGGAAGACCAGGGCTTCCGCATGCAGAGCCATGTCTATCCAAAACTCACTGAGCTCGGCTTCGACGGCCTCTTCTACACGCAGGAGCAGGCAAAGGAGATCGTCGCCTACGCCCGCGCCCGCGGCATCCGAGTCGTGCCGGAGTTCGAGATGCCCGGCCACAGCACCGCATGGCTCGTCGCCTATCCTGAGCTCGCCAGCGGCACCACGCCTACAGAGATCCGCCGCGAGTTCGGCGTCAGCAACACCGCCATCGACCCCACGCGCGATGCCACCTACGTCTTCATCGACCGCTTCCTCACCGAGATGTCGACCATCTTCCCCGATGCCTACGTCCACATCGGCGGCGACGAAACCCCCGCGCCCGACTGGAAGACCAACCCGCGCATCCTCGCCTTCATGAAGGCGCACCACCTCAAGGACAACGAGGCGCTGCAGGCCTACTTCAACTCCCGCGTGCTCAAGATCCTCACTCGCCTGCACAAGCACATGATGGGCTGGGACGAGATCCTCACCCCCACGCTGCCCAAGGACATCGTCGTGCAATCATGGCGCGGCGAAGCCTCGCTCTCCAAGGGCGCAAAGGAAGGCTATGCAGGCATCCTCTCCGCGCCGTACTATCTCGACGGCATGAAGCCTGCCGGCGTTCACTACCTCGCCGATCCCATCCCATCCGGCTCAGACCTCACACCTGCCGAGCAGAAGCTCATCCTCGGCGGAGAGGTCTGCATGTGGGGCGAGCAGCTCGACGCACGCACCATCGACTCCCGCATCTGGCCGCGCACCGCGGCCATCGCCGAGCGCTTCTGGTCACCCGCGAATGTGCGCGATGTGAACGATATGTATCGTCGCCTCATTCCGGTCTCCATCGAGCTAGAAGGTCTCGGCCTCACGCACATCAGTTATGAGGACGCAGCCCTGCGCAATCTCGCCGGCACGGAAAACATCGACGTGCTCCGCACCTTCGCTTCTGTCTTCGAGCCGGTTCCGTTCCATGATCGCTACCAGGGGCAACACACCGACCAACTCACCCCTCTCGACGGCTTCGTGGACGCCGTGCGTCCCGACCCGCCCTCACGCCACAACTTCGAACTCGCCGTCACGCGCCTCCTCGCAAATCCGAAAGAAGATACTGCGGACCGAGTTGCACTCGACGCCTGGTTCAAGCAGCTTGCTAACGTTGTCCCCCAGGTGCAGCAGCAGTTCCCGTTGTCGCCACGCCTCGCTGTAGTCTCCACCCGCGCCGCTCAACTCACCGAACTCACCGCCATGGGCCAACAGGCACTCGCCTATCTCGCCAAAGGCGAAAAGGCTCCAGCCGATTGGACAACAGAGCAAACGAACAAGCTGGACGAAATCAAGAAACCCAGCGCACTCATTCGCTTCACGATATTGGATGGGATGAACGAATTAATACAGGCAGCCTCAGGCGTCGGCCAACCTCAAACCACAGGCTCAAAATAA
- a CDS encoding phosphatidylinositol-specific phospholipase C1-like protein encodes MKMLPLFLCAGMAYVPVFAQTPDAPLKLNQIQVIGTHNSYHAGIAPSEAKLWQTQPQYAEAYKGLDYQHKPLPEQFDSGVRQIELDIYADSKGGRYADPAGPKRVAAAGLPADPPFDPDGLMKKPGFKVMHVQDVDYRSTCQPFTGCLKQIRTWSHAHPEHMPIFILVETKQGSSGKLKLTEPEPFTTATFDALDAEIRSVFPADEMVTPDDVRGHYATLNEAVLAGNWPTLASARGKVVFLLDQRNVTQVYLEGHPSLRGRVLFTNSVPGEADAAFTERNDGPADEITALVKQGYLVRARTDSDTKEARVDDTAHRDAMMASGAQLLSTDYPASEPARWAGHYEVALPGSVVARCDPANTPAGCTIDNAK; translated from the coding sequence ATGAAGATGCTTCCCCTTTTTCTATGCGCCGGAATGGCGTATGTGCCGGTGTTCGCGCAGACGCCGGATGCCCCACTAAAACTTAACCAGATCCAGGTGATTGGAACACACAACAGCTATCATGCCGGCATCGCGCCGAGTGAGGCGAAGCTGTGGCAGACACAGCCGCAGTATGCCGAGGCGTATAAAGGACTCGACTACCAGCACAAGCCGCTGCCCGAGCAGTTCGATAGCGGAGTACGTCAGATCGAACTCGACATCTACGCTGACAGCAAGGGTGGACGCTACGCTGACCCTGCCGGCCCGAAGCGCGTGGCTGCCGCCGGACTACCTGCCGATCCGCCGTTCGATCCCGATGGGCTGATGAAGAAGCCGGGCTTCAAGGTGATGCATGTGCAGGATGTCGACTATCGCAGCACGTGCCAGCCCTTTACCGGGTGCCTGAAGCAGATTCGCACATGGTCGCACGCACACCCTGAGCATATGCCAATCTTCATTCTGGTTGAGACCAAGCAGGGCTCAAGCGGCAAGCTGAAGCTCACAGAGCCGGAGCCGTTTACGACCGCGACCTTTGACGCCCTGGATGCCGAGATACGCTCGGTCTTCCCTGCCGATGAAATGGTTACACCTGATGATGTGCGGGGCCACTATGCAACGCTGAATGAAGCGGTGCTGGCTGGCAACTGGCCGACGCTGGCAAGCGCGCGCGGCAAGGTTGTCTTCCTGCTCGATCAGCGAAACGTAACGCAGGTTTATCTGGAGGGGCATCCCTCGTTGCGCGGCCGTGTGCTCTTTACAAACTCTGTCCCAGGTGAAGCGGATGCCGCGTTCACTGAGCGCAACGATGGACCGGCGGACGAGATTACTGCGCTGGTAAAACAGGGCTATCTTGTGCGGGCTCGGACCGACTCCGACACGAAAGAGGCGCGCGTTGACGATACGGCCCATCGCGATGCCATGATGGCAAGCGGAGCGCAATTGTTGAGCACCGATTATCCCGCGAGTGAGCCTGCACGGTGGGCGGGCCATTACGAGGTGGCTCTGCCGGGCAGTGTGGTTGCCCGCTGCGACCCCGCGAATACGCCCGCTGGCTGCACAATCGACAACGCGAAGTAA
- a CDS encoding LytTR family DNA-binding domain-containing protein — MTIKAIIADDEPLTRRSILRMLRSHPEFLVQAECNDGLSAAKAITRLAPDVVFLDVQMPGFDGLQVIAEIGLERMPLTVFVTAHAQYAVQAFEGRAVDYLLKPFGQVRFDETIRRIEDRLTTALLTSASLKAAPGTSVAQTRYMEWIPVNHKGRISPLKVGDVDWIQAEKNNVLIHVGDRVEVIRRTLHSLAKELDPRKFLRIHRSTIVNVEKIAEVQTWQNGYHRVRLQSGELLRMSRYQLESARLLTGRGGQNKPDC; from the coding sequence ATGACGATCAAAGCCATCATCGCGGACGATGAGCCGCTGACACGTCGAAGCATCCTGCGGATGCTTCGATCTCATCCGGAGTTTCTGGTGCAGGCTGAGTGCAACGATGGGCTTTCAGCGGCAAAGGCCATCACGCGTCTGGCTCCGGATGTGGTCTTTCTCGATGTGCAGATGCCCGGATTTGACGGCCTTCAGGTGATCGCCGAGATAGGCCTTGAGAGGATGCCGCTGACAGTGTTTGTTACGGCGCATGCGCAGTATGCGGTGCAGGCATTTGAAGGCAGGGCCGTCGATTATCTGCTGAAGCCGTTTGGCCAGGTGCGATTCGATGAGACGATTCGACGGATTGAAGACCGCCTGACGACCGCACTGCTTACTTCGGCTTCGCTAAAGGCAGCACCGGGAACAAGCGTTGCGCAGACCAGATACATGGAATGGATCCCGGTGAACCACAAGGGCCGCATCTCTCCGCTGAAGGTTGGGGATGTGGATTGGATCCAGGCGGAGAAGAACAATGTGCTGATCCATGTGGGCGACAGAGTTGAAGTGATCCGAAGGACACTCCACTCGCTGGCGAAGGAGCTGGACCCACGAAAGTTTCTGCGAATCCATCGTTCGACCATCGTCAACGTGGAGAAGATAGCCGAAGTTCAAACCTGGCAGAACGGCTATCACAGGGTCAGACTGCAGTCCGGCGAGTTGCTGCGCATGAGCCGCTACCAGCTTGAAAGCGCCCGCCTGCTGACTGGGCGCGGCGGACAAAACAAGCCTGACTGCTGA
- a CDS encoding Gfo/Idh/MocA family oxidoreductase, with protein sequence MRTFDRRTFLQSAVKTAAAAGTVSQLHPLLAQAVNRSPNDNIQLALIGAGIQGQGDTKTAIQVPGVKLVAVADCYDGRLTHAKELWGADIFTTRDYREILSRKDVDAVLIATPDHWHKQAAVDAMHAGKDVYLEKPMIHLYSDGPEIIEAARSTNRILQVGSQRVSNILYAKAKELLAAGAIGKLNMVSAHWDRNSSIGAWNYSIPLDASTETCDWPRFLGTAPKIPWNAEHFFQWRKWKDYGSGVAGDLFVHLFSGTHFITGSHGPTRAVAMGGIRYWKDGRDADDVLLGLLDYPEGFNLSLRVNFVDGGAESEGFLFTGSEGTMEITPKSVSVVRSPMSKEPGYTVSTFADAMQKQYVEEYRKKYPIEHPAGPPPRDVETFVVPDGYLDSYDHFHNFFNSVRSRKPVVEDPTFGFRAAGAALLCNLCVERDSVVHWNPETMKLV encoded by the coding sequence ATGCGCACCTTCGATCGCAGGACATTTCTTCAGTCGGCTGTAAAAACAGCCGCAGCCGCCGGAACCGTCTCTCAACTGCACCCTCTCCTCGCCCAGGCGGTCAATCGTTCACCTAACGACAACATTCAACTCGCCCTCATCGGCGCCGGCATCCAGGGTCAGGGAGACACCAAAACAGCCATCCAGGTTCCCGGCGTCAAGCTCGTCGCCGTGGCCGATTGCTACGACGGCCGCCTCACCCACGCCAAAGAACTCTGGGGCGCCGACATCTTCACCACCCGCGACTACCGCGAGATCCTCAGCCGCAAGGATGTCGACGCCGTTCTCATCGCCACACCCGACCACTGGCACAAACAGGCCGCCGTCGACGCCATGCACGCAGGCAAGGACGTCTACCTCGAAAAGCCGATGATCCACCTCTACTCTGATGGCCCCGAGATCATCGAGGCCGCGCGCTCCACCAACCGCATCCTGCAGGTCGGCAGCCAGCGCGTCAGCAACATCCTCTATGCCAAGGCCAAGGAGCTTCTCGCCGCCGGTGCCATCGGCAAGCTCAACATGGTCAGCGCCCACTGGGACCGCAACTCCTCCATCGGAGCCTGGAACTACTCCATCCCGCTCGACGCCTCCACCGAAACCTGCGACTGGCCGCGCTTCCTCGGCACCGCGCCCAAAATCCCCTGGAACGCCGAGCACTTCTTCCAGTGGCGCAAGTGGAAGGACTACGGCTCCGGCGTTGCCGGCGATCTCTTCGTGCATCTCTTCAGCGGCACGCACTTCATCACCGGCTCGCACGGCCCCACGCGCGCTGTGGCGATGGGCGGCATCCGCTACTGGAAGGACGGCCGCGACGCCGACGATGTTCTCCTCGGCCTGCTCGACTACCCCGAAGGCTTCAACCTCAGCCTCCGCGTCAACTTCGTCGATGGCGGTGCCGAGAGCGAAGGCTTCCTCTTCACCGGCTCCGAAGGCACCATGGAGATTACGCCGAAGTCCGTCAGCGTCGTGCGTAGCCCCATGTCCAAAGAGCCCGGTTACACCGTCTCCACCTTCGCCGACGCCATGCAGAAGCAGTACGTCGAGGAGTACCGCAAGAAGTACCCCATCGAGCATCCCGCCGGTCCGCCGCCGCGCGACGTCGAAACCTTCGTCGTCCCTGACGGGTATCTCGACAGCTACGACCACTTCCACAACTTCTTCAACTCCGTGCGCAGCCGCAAGCCTGTTGTTGAAGACCCGACCTTCGGCTTCCGCGCCGCCGGTGCGGCCCTGCTCTGCAATCTCTGCGTCGAACGCGACAGCGTCGTCCACTGGAACCCCGAAACGATGAAGCTGGTCTAG
- a CDS encoding VCBS repeat-containing protein: MKLSSKHLALLLLPALACGIASAQDPAHATEFRMQHPGDGPGGQPRIAFLVHRLGTDHAEGISVLDMNGDGFPDLLSGAYWYQNPGANGGDWKQHQFRTVGIHNEFVSDCGEWIVDVDHDGLPDLITTGWISNGLWWYRNPGPKATAAGEQWKAEKITDSFDTEGGAFADINGDGKPDIALAHYNRSGILWVDFSKSKPIVHHLGGKEQDGHGIGVVDINGDGKPDVITPHGWFEQIDADRDQWKWHPVWDLGDTGFPILGYDVNHDGKMDLIYGQGHGYGLYWLEQSGTPAHRVWVRHTIDESFSQSHALALVDIDGNGKPELITGKRYRGHSGNDPGSYDPIVVYAYKLPTGVALAHAHPHHLGEKQVSSTMRIADPADDPLFIRTALSVNGTASAGTQFVATDFDHDGDMDLASAGKLGVHVFENLKINNIPKSVREETQPLNRKWPFPGEGREVPQEDGPTP; the protein is encoded by the coding sequence GTGAAACTCTCTTCGAAGCATCTCGCTCTGCTGTTATTGCCTGCGCTTGCATGCGGCATCGCCTCCGCGCAGGACCCCGCGCACGCCACCGAATTCCGCATGCAGCATCCTGGCGATGGTCCCGGCGGCCAGCCGCGCATCGCCTTCCTCGTGCACCGCCTCGGCACCGACCACGCCGAAGGCATCTCCGTCCTCGACATGAACGGCGACGGCTTCCCCGACCTCCTCAGCGGCGCCTACTGGTACCAGAACCCCGGAGCCAACGGTGGCGACTGGAAGCAGCACCAGTTCCGCACCGTCGGCATCCACAACGAGTTCGTCTCCGACTGCGGCGAGTGGATCGTCGACGTCGATCACGACGGCCTGCCCGACCTCATCACCACCGGTTGGATCTCCAATGGCCTCTGGTGGTATCGCAACCCCGGCCCTAAGGCCACCGCCGCCGGCGAGCAGTGGAAGGCCGAAAAGATCACCGACAGCTTCGATACCGAAGGCGGCGCCTTCGCCGACATCAACGGCGATGGCAAGCCTGACATCGCACTCGCCCACTACAACCGCTCCGGCATCCTCTGGGTCGACTTCAGCAAGAGCAAGCCCATCGTCCATCACCTCGGCGGCAAAGAGCAGGACGGCCACGGCATCGGCGTCGTCGACATCAACGGCGACGGCAAGCCCGACGTCATCACCCCGCACGGCTGGTTCGAGCAAATCGATGCCGACCGCGATCAGTGGAAGTGGCACCCGGTATGGGATCTCGGCGACACCGGCTTTCCCATCCTCGGCTACGACGTCAACCACGACGGCAAGATGGACCTCATCTACGGCCAGGGCCACGGCTATGGTCTCTACTGGCTTGAGCAGTCCGGCACACCCGCGCACCGCGTCTGGGTTCGCCACACCATCGACGAGTCCTTCTCGCAGTCGCACGCGCTCGCTCTCGTCGATATCGACGGTAACGGCAAGCCCGAGCTCATCACCGGCAAGCGCTATCGCGGCCACTCCGGCAACGATCCCGGCTCCTACGATCCCATCGTCGTCTACGCCTACAAGCTGCCCACCGGGGTCGCGCTGGCCCACGCACACCCGCACCACCTTGGTGAGAAGCAGGTCTCCAGCACCATGCGTATTGCGGACCCGGCTGACGATCCGCTCTTCATCCGCACGGCGCTCTCCGTCAACGGCACGGCCAGCGCCGGTACGCAGTTCGTCGCCACCGATTTTGATCATGATGGCGATATGGACCTCGCCAGCGCAGGCAAACTTGGCGTCCATGTGTTCGAAAATCTTAAGATCAACAACATCCCCAAGTCCGTCCGCGAAGAGACCCAACCGCTCAACCGCAAGTGGCCCTTCCCCGGAGAAGGCAGGGAAGTCCCACAAGAAGACGGACCCACGCCGTAG
- a CDS encoding histidine kinase, producing MANPKEEILIKSRFLGRIVQAEGQVVAATARGENAGGVDESRCQWCGDSAKLAHNRVSYARSQSYDTDAALARYGADTMTRSDFEDHEVSPAFNHWVLFWICYAALWTLAAALLASQSYLGHWINPSQRPSGPYFLIELEVWYTRAAFSSVAVWLALRYRFRTTTWLRILLLHLSVSLLLDALALLVMATFRHWSEPGRPTFTTALRQTVSMHIAFNLLVYWVLVGLVHIWHYYNDARKEEVRSARLRGELANARLTVLKAQLHPHFLFNALHSVATLLHEDVHAAEDLLLRLSSLLRVVLDDTHYQEISLRKEITILEWHLGIERIRYGDRLTTKTGIEDELLDCAVPHLILQTLVENAIRHGIGKHPGNDVVGVYARRAGESLEIEVTNSNSVLTTSQQEALREGIGLSNMKSRLHELYNGRSSLRLTNMKPRGVSAVVSIPYRRMEKEPSAAPEFFQ from the coding sequence ATGGCGAATCCTAAGGAAGAGATACTGATCAAGTCCAGATTTTTGGGGCGGATCGTTCAAGCAGAGGGACAGGTCGTAGCCGCGACAGCAAGAGGCGAGAACGCCGGAGGCGTTGATGAATCCAGATGTCAGTGGTGTGGCGACTCAGCTAAACTGGCACACAATCGAGTGAGCTACGCGAGGTCGCAATCGTACGACACAGATGCCGCGCTTGCTCGATATGGTGCCGACACGATGACTCGCAGCGATTTTGAAGACCATGAGGTGTCTCCAGCCTTCAATCACTGGGTCCTCTTCTGGATTTGCTATGCAGCGCTCTGGACACTCGCAGCCGCGTTGCTGGCGAGCCAATCGTATCTCGGTCACTGGATCAACCCGTCGCAAAGGCCTTCAGGGCCGTACTTCCTTATAGAACTTGAGGTCTGGTATACGCGCGCCGCGTTTTCATCCGTGGCAGTGTGGCTGGCGCTGCGCTACCGCTTTAGAACAACGACGTGGCTGCGTATTCTGCTGCTTCACCTATCGGTGAGCCTTCTGCTGGACGCACTCGCCCTGTTGGTGATGGCAACGTTTCGCCACTGGTCAGAACCAGGCAGACCGACTTTTACGACAGCGCTCAGGCAAACCGTCTCGATGCACATAGCCTTCAACCTGCTGGTGTACTGGGTGCTGGTTGGATTGGTGCACATCTGGCACTACTACAACGATGCGCGCAAAGAAGAGGTGCGGAGCGCACGCCTGCGCGGTGAACTGGCGAACGCTCGGCTGACTGTACTGAAGGCCCAGCTGCATCCTCATTTTCTGTTCAACGCACTCCATTCCGTGGCGACGCTGTTGCACGAAGATGTTCATGCGGCTGAGGACCTGCTGTTGCGATTAAGCAGCCTGCTAAGAGTTGTCCTGGACGATACCCATTATCAGGAGATCAGCCTGCGCAAGGAGATCACAATCCTGGAGTGGCACCTGGGAATTGAACGCATCCGCTATGGTGACCGCCTCACCACGAAGACAGGAATCGAGGACGAGCTTCTGGACTGCGCGGTCCCACACCTGATTCTGCAGACACTTGTGGAGAATGCCATTCGGCATGGAATCGGCAAGCATCCAGGCAACGACGTAGTTGGGGTATATGCGAGGCGGGCCGGGGAGTCGCTTGAGATCGAAGTCACCAACTCCAACAGCGTTCTGACGACGTCGCAGCAGGAGGCGCTGCGGGAAGGGATCGGACTCTCTAATATGAAGTCCCGGCTGCACGAACTGTATAACGGCCGGTCTTCCCTTCGGCTTACAAACATGAAACCCCGAGGAGTGTCAGCGGTTGTATCCATTCCCTATCGCCGGATGGAGAAGGAACCATCAGCGGCGCCAGAGTTTTTCCAATGA